From Oncorhynchus keta strain PuntledgeMale-10-30-2019 chromosome 8, Oket_V2, whole genome shotgun sequence:
TCCCAAAACTCTCTTCAGAATGAACTGAAAGGGAAAGTTGGGGAAGTTGAAAGTCAGATGTACTTTACTGTTCTTAGGTCATTTTATTAATACAACCGGTAAAAGGTACTGCAGTTTTCTATTACGCGTATGACAACTTTTACGATCCATTTTAGTTTGAAAGGAAATGTCTGACAgtgcattttgttttgttatgggTAGCTGTATTACATGTGAAAGGCCAGTAATCACCCACTAACTGAACACCTGTCATATTACATTTGTTTCGTGTGTttctttttgttttgttacatCAGGAATGCATCACATTTTTGTATTTATCAATAAAAAGAAAATAACCCCCAAAAAATTTGCACATGACTAAAGACTATTTGCATTAAATGTATATCATTGCATGCGTTGGTTAGAAATGTTTTACTCTCTGTAGGTCCCAGAACTTTTCTTTGTACCCACTGACTATTTACTGCTACCAAAACACTTGTCTGATTATTGGCATATCTGGAATGTTATGATGTACACTGTTATCGAGGCTGTCAAATTATTGTGTAGCTGGGCTCTGCTCTGCCTGTCACCATACTGTACACTGAAAGTGGTTCTGAGTGAATGACACAGGGAAAAGTAAGGGCATACAAGGGTTTGAGTCTTATTCTATAgtccagggtttcccaaactctgtccttttgccctagcactacacagttgATTCTATTTAATCAACTcctcaagctttgattatttgaatcacgACCGAGTTTGCGAAACCCTGCTCTAGTCTACAGAAACAGTGCAGATAGAATGAACAGGGTTTGTCAATCACCTTCCAGGTTTGTATTGACATTGTACATTTCTACAGTATGTGACGCCATAAATGGAGTTACTGAAGGTTAATCATGATTTACTAAGTGGATTTTCTGTCGACACCCAACACTTGAATTTCCTGTCTTTGTATATGCTAACAATAACTGCTACAGTAAATACCCATCTGTTTATTCCTGATTTAAGTGGATAATTCTGGTAATTACTATGGGCACTCCTGCAAAGCCTTCGCTAAGTCTTACACGGCAGTGACTATGTTCGTGAGAATCAAATATGTGATTCATTATGACTTAACTGATCTACGAATAATGAGTCGTTTATTTTATGATGCGAGGTCATTTGTTTATCAGTCAGCGGTCACCTGCAATGTCAAACAAGCCCAGTGAAAATGACATGTTTGGTTTCGCTCCTTTAGTAAGTGTAAAGAAGGACCACTATTCAAACAGCATTTTGTTTATTAAAAATTAAAGTAGTGTAAATTGTCAGTCCAATGATAAATGTTCATTTTCTCACAACCTGTTACCAAAAGCTCAACACTGTATTGACAATCGTCGACCCTGTCGGACAGCACACACAATAATATGCACTGATTAGTGTCTCTTAAtgccgtgttcaaaacaactgggaactcagaaatctCCGACTTCAGTGTGTTCAAGACAACCGGGAaaactctgaaaaaaacaagcTCTGGCTGGGAGAAATATTTTAAGTCATCCAACTCGGACTTCCAAGTTGGGAACTCTGGCACCTTTCTAGATCTCTGACTTTCCGACccgaagatcactgacgtcatgatttgaccaaattttttcagagttcccagttgtcttgaaagcaccataagtGTATTCAGTTAGTGCCATTACAACAAAAAAATATCCACATTTTAATAAAATGGAGACCATGTTTAAATAGTGGTTAGCCATTGTGGCCTTGATGGGAACAGCATTCAAAACAAAGGTAAAAGTCAACTTCAGTTCATGCAGCATCCTTTTCAACTCCCTTTATAACAGGATGACATAGCATCTCAGAATCCTTTTTGAATGCTAAAAAAATGCATCCTTCCTCCCATCCTTGGAAGTAATCACACATATGTGATAGGATAGATCAAAGCAAATATCCCAATATATTACTTTTACCTATTAAATAACGCTAGATCAGTGATAAGGATGTAAGTAAATTAACAGGGCAGTTACATATTTTCACTGTGGCAGTGTCAAATGGGCACAATGAGATATTTTGAAATTTGCACCAGGATATTACATCATCAATACACCACTTGAGCACCAATTGACCATGTTGATCCTCTTTCATCCCCAAAGGGAAAGGCAGAAGAAGACTAAAGacgaggcagggtagcctagtggttagagtgttggactagtaaccgaaaggtttgcaagttcgaatccccgagctggcaaagtacaaatctgtcgttctgcccctgaacaggcagttaacccactgttcctaggccatcattgaaaataagaatttgttcttaaccgacttgcctagtaaaatacaaTTTTCTGCTGGTTGTTTGACATACAGTACCAATTGCTATGTCAACTCTTCTTTTCCATTGAGCGTCatgcagagaagagagaaaaaagtGATTGCTAATTGGCACCAGAGGGGTCAAATGCGTTTGTAACCAAGTGGGAATTTACCATATACAACTGGGAAAAATCCATTTGAAAGgccctccaactggtaattactagtgggaaactcATACATCATCCTGAGCTCCCACTTCTCCCACATGCTGACCTCTGACGTCACCTACTTGACCTGGATAACAGCATTTTTCTGCAATTAAATGCaacaaatcattatttataaaaaGCAATCTATTAATATGTTTTTTTAACACTCATTTGTTTACCAACATGATAGcttttagtttatggtttagGTAGCTTGTTGGCCATTAGCCAAATGATCTTTTCAAAGCACGTGAATGCATCCAACTGGTATTTacgacttcacaactggtaaattccCACCTCCCACTTGGTTACGAAGCAGCATTATACAGTAGTGTGTTGTCATCGCTGTAGTTAATATGTGTCATCCAGGGTCGTCCTATCACAGAGTTGAGGTTGTGGCATTTGGGCCAGCTGGGTTTAGTATTGCTGATGTGAGTGGAGGCGGATAGGGAGTCGGTACACCAAACTTTGCTGGATGTCTGATGACTACAGTGGAATTCTGTGGCGCTTCTGCATTCTTGATGTGCTCTACTCACTGACCTCGGTTATTAATCTTTGTGCAacgtctggtggaggtggagataGAGTGGCTTCTTGGTCAGGAGCTGGAGCTTCTTCCTCTTGAAGTCAGTAGGCTTCTTGTACCTGACACCCGACAGCATAAATACATGATTCATTCAAACGGTATATTCAAAGAGCAGACTGAACCCTATAACCCCCCTCCCAGAAAAATAGCTGAAATCTGAGATTCTCAAAATAAATAGTTATCAAATGTAATTTATTTTCATCTTAAAATAAAATAGTGAGTACATTTAAAGAAAGTTAATCTGGAAAACACAAAATGTGTCACTCACAACTCGATCACAATGGGACCAGGTTTGATCTCATCCATTTCCATGAAGGCAAAACATTTTGTGCTGGTAAACCCCTTCTTGGGTTTATAGTGCTTGAACTCAAAGAAAATAGCTGCCCCTGGAACGTGAACAAAATTCAGGATTAACAATTGTCTGCCCAACCCCTCTGCAAGGATTTGAACATAAACTGACACTGTATTAGGTTAATATTATATGATACTGGCTAAATAGAGGCCCCCACTACTAATTCAGTAGAAATAGAACGTTTGACTACCTTTTGGTAGTCTCTCGATATGTCTCTGGATCTCAATGTCTACGCTGAAGTGAATGTATGTGTCCTCCTTTCGGGTTGCCACAGGTGTGTCTTGCACTGGGTTCAAATCAATGCCACTCAAATCTGTTGGGAAACAAAATGTTCAGATTCACTTGGGCTGTTCTGCAGgaataaattatatatattttaaaacatgTACTGTCAAGTGTCAACTCAACAGAGATAATTATTTTAACATTTTTCTAGATTATCACTGCTTCAGACCTTACATTTCAGATGTGAAGGTAAGCAACTCATCTCAGCAATGTAAACAATATAGCCTATATATAGTACCTTTCACACTAACTGTCATGTAGGGATCAATGCATTGCCCTGCATCTTTCAGCCCAATCTTGTCAATCTTTATTGTGAGCAGCGACATCCTGGGCTCTGAGGGTAACCGTGGCAACAATGTCCCTGTTGGAGACATGAAAGCTGTAACTTTCTAAGATACAATAATTGCAGAAAACATTTCCACGTTCCCAGGACTAATGCAGCTGAAATCAAGATAATGGtaatgtcccaaatggaaccctactccctatattaTTATACCTTTGTTTCAACAaggaacacagacagagaccaaGGTCCCTTTTACAGCTGGGCCCTGCGTATACATGTTTACACATACCGTTTATGTACAATGATTAAGAAACTACACAAGACAAACAAAACGATCACAAATATCACAAAAACATACAGCAGCAGATTGTTACATTTACACAtgggttattcccctaacagcacAAGAACTTACAAggaatacaaaaataaaaataaaatgggcAAGGGGGactactatagtgcactacttttgaccagggcccgtaatgcactgcatagggaatagggtgtcatttgggacgtaacCAGTGTTTATACTTACAGATCCTTCTTCAAGTCATTACTGTCAGCAGTATTTTACTTATACAATAATAGGCAGCAGAAGAAGTTGTAGACTGACTAACAGATAAGGCTAAGATGACATACACGTTTTGGTGAATGCTTGTAAAAAAAGACGTTGAAAAGTAGATTCAACTAAAGCTATCTAGTAGGATAAGGTTTTTGATAATAACAAACTGTCCATTAGTAGGCAATCATATTCATGCTATGACAAGACTATAAAAAGACATAGACTTATTCAGACCCATGCAAGGCCCTTACTTCTCAACCAAACCATACCTTGCAAAACTGTGAATGGAGCAGGCAGTGAGGACAGAGCGACGaagccatgcagagagacagggaacagaggagacagCAATCACAAAGGCACTCGAAACAGGGCCACACAAAGCCAAAATAAATAACCATGGCAAAATTACACAGTCAACAGATTCAGAATAGTGACCAATGATTATGAATGCTCTATATACATCATAGATTACAAACTCACTTTGTGAGTACTTACCTGGTACTCTGTTGGGAAAGGACTCTGGGGAGCCTGCTCCTGTAGCagcatcctcctcttcttccacctccAAGTTCTCCTCCTCCCCCGGGGCCAGGATTCTCCTGAATGTAAGATTTCATTCATTAGATTATTTGTTTTGAATATTTACAGACTCAGCACGTTGTTAGGAGATTAGATTAGGTCATTCAGGTGGGGAAGCCATTGTTGAATTTTTAGTAATACCATTTGCTTTACTCCATAATTTGCTCTGATTTGTTCTGATTATTGTGTACTTAAACAAAAAAAACTTCTGGGTTTTCTCTGTATTTACATTGGGTACGACAATAAGTGGCCTGCATTGTGATGGTTCATCGATCTTCATTTACCTCAAGGGCACTGGCTGCACATCAAAAGGAAAATCTTTGTTATACGTCAAAATACTCTTGATAACTGTTGAGAGAAAAGAACAATTAACACATATAATTTCCAAAACATTCAACTTATGATGAATAAATCATTCTGATGTTGACGATATCAAATTCTTCCTAGTATACACACTAATTTCCAGTTTCTTCAGATCTTCCAACTTGAACTCCTCCTGAGATTGTGTGCACTAAATGAGCAAAAGAAGATGGGAAATACTGAAATCAAGAATTCGCTGAAGACGTGAATACATTTTGGAGCCAATTGTCACAGCCTTTGGAACATCTGACAGCTCTGACAAAATCTTCCTGTGATTCACTGACAATGTTGTGTTACAGAGTTAAATGCATATCATggaaatcattaaaaaaaaacagaatgagTGTAACATCATCTAATCAATCGTATGTTAGtcataacacagacactggattTTCATCAATATGATAATTGGCCGGCGAGACGTAACATGTCCACATACACACTTAATTAGATGAATACTCAAGAGAAAGGAGATgaatgtggactacaggaaaaggaggaccgaacacaccccattctcatcgatatGGCTGTAGTggtgcaggttgagagcttcaagctcctttgatgtccacatcaccaacaaactaacatggtccaagcacaccaagatagtcgcgaagagggcacgacaaaacctattccccctcaggagactgaaaagattcgaCAGCTGCACCGTCGAatgcatcctgactggttgcatcactgccttatATGGCAACAGCTCGGCCTCCGGCCACAAcgcacaacagagggtagtgcgtaaggccaagcttcctgccatccaggacctcttataccaggtggtgtcaggaaagtcctaaaaattgtcaaagactccagccacccttgtcatagactgttctctctgctaccgcacggcaagcggtaccggagcgccaagtctaggtccaagaggcttctaaacagcttctacccccaagaaataagactcctgaatatctaatcaaatggctacgcAGACCATTTGCATTGCACCCACCCCTctgttacgctgctgctactctctgtttatttctatgcatagtcactataataactctacctacatgtacatattacctcaattacctcgactaaccggtgcccccgaacattgactttgtaccggtaaCTCCTGTATAtattctcactattgttatttcactgctgcgctttaattatttgttacttttattattttgttgtattttgttcttactactgcattgttggttaagggcttgtaagtaagcatttcactgtaaggtctacctacacctgttgtattgggGGCATGTGATAGataaaatgtcatttgatttgCCATCACAGATTGGTATTGGATATATTCATCACCTCGCCTATAGAGAGTTCAACACTGATGAATAGGTAGAAAGAGAGCATTCATTTAGTGGTATTAGGTCATCAGAGGTACAAACCTGCAAGGCAGAGCTTCTCATCTCCAGGCATGTTGCAAACTTCCCTAATgttttctaaaaaataaaaaaaataaaaaaatcaggtTTCACATCATTACTGAATGGCAAACCTTTTTCTGTTAATAAATATGTTGTGATGAAAAACTGTATCTTTCAGCTATAAAAAGAAGGCATGTGAAAATCCGCATAGGCTATATGATAATGAGATAGAGGAAAGTGGGGTTGAGGTAGCCTAAGCCTATAAGTAGTCATTAGTTCACCCAGTGTTGAATATGAGTATTCATTAATTCACCTGGTGTTGAAATTAGTCTTGAGAAAAGTATGTACCTTCTGGTCCTCTGTGAAGTCAGATGGGTTTGTTGACTGTACCTCTTTCTGCAGCTGCCTTGCGAGTCTATATACATATAAATGAATAGAAACATCAGTTAAATGCATATTCTTAATCAAGTTAAACTAATAGTTCCCAAAATATGGAAACAATAATGTTAACAAATATGCTGAGTAAAAACTGTTGTAACCTACAGCACTAGTCATCGTTGAAGGCATCTAAGAATGGGTGTTGTGGCAATAAAATAATTAAATGCATTATTCTCATGCCCCCTCCTGGGCCAAGAGAAGAGGTACAGTAGCCTCAAAATTATCATGGTTGTCATTCCCGTGTAATACAGTATACTATTTTAAGATACACTTATTTAATAATGTCTTGAATATATCCTCATTTGTTTTTGTTCATCAGAAGCAGCTTATGACACATCCACAGATCAGAGCTCCACCCATTAGAATAGGAGGGTGTGGCAGATAATTTCCCTATGCCCATATTGAGTGACTTGCTCTGTCATATAAATTGCATTTTCAGAATGCATCAACCCAAATTCTAATTGTGATTTATAAACTGATATGATAGCAACATTGTAACAGAATGCAAATTGACTTCCCATCTTTGTGATAATGTAACGCAAAGGGAAAATAGTTACAGTTACACCACATCAAAGATCATGCAATGGCTTTCTATTGCTGATGGTTTTTAGATTTGCTGGCTTTCCTGATACTTCATGAAAACAATAATGATAATATTTTACTACATATTTCGAGATGAGCGGTGTACACATTATCTTGAATAGATAGTAAGATGCAACCATCCTTTCGCATTCTTGTCATTCTTCTAAACACTGTGACAGATGATGCAACTTACATTTGGTACTCATCTATGGCCTCTACTAATTGTCCCCAAGAATCAAAGTCCGTGCCTTTTGTGAAACTCGCGTGCCATTTCTGGATAGTCTTGTTGACATCAGACATGTTCACAGGGTGGAGTTGCACAAGACGTTTCAGGTTAGCATCGCCGATGTGGGCTACTATGTCCCTCGCCGGAACATTGTATCCTAGTAGTTGTGCTACATAGGCCAACCAATAGTTGATACAGTAACGATCCCTTCTATGTTCTCACCTAAACCTCTATCCGTAAACGAAGGGAAGTCCCGCCTCTCACAATATGCAGTAGAGTCAC
This genomic window contains:
- the aida gene encoding axin interactor, dorsalization-associated protein isoform X2 — its product is MRSSALQCTQSQEEFKLEDLKKLEIIIKSILTYNKDFPFDVQPVPLRRILAPGEEENLEVEEEEDAATGAGSPESFPNRVPGTLLPRLPSEPRMSLLTIKIDKIGLKDAGQCIDPYMTVSVKDLSGIDLNPVQDTPVATRKEDTYIHFSVDIEIQRHIERLPKGAAIFFEFKHYKPKKGFTSTKCFAFMEMDEIKPGPIVIELYKKPTDFKRKKLQLLTKKPLYLHLHQTLHKD
- the aida gene encoding axin interactor, dorsalization-associated protein isoform X1, with product MSDVNKTIQKWHASFTKGTDFDSWGQLVEAIDEYQILARQLQKEVQSTNPSDFTEDQKKTLGKFATCLEMRSSALQCTQSQEEFKLEDLKKLEIIIKSILTYNKDFPFDVQPVPLRRILAPGEEENLEVEEEEDAATGAGSPESFPNRVPGTLLPRLPSEPRMSLLTIKIDKIGLKDAGQCIDPYMTVSVKDLSGIDLNPVQDTPVATRKEDTYIHFSVDIEIQRHIERLPKGAAIFFEFKHYKPKKGFTSTKCFAFMEMDEIKPGPIVIELYKKPTDFKRKKLQLLTKKPLYLHLHQTLHKD